Proteins found in one Rhodobacter capsulatus SB 1003 genomic segment:
- the acs gene encoding acetate--CoA ligase, with product MREVPAGFESAHANGAKYLEMYRESLENPDAFWGREGKRLDWITPYTKVKNTDFTFGKVSIKWFEDGVLNASVNCIDRHLRDRALQTAIIFEPDDPKEPARHITYKELSEKVNRMANVLLSQGIMRGDRVVIYLPMIPEAAYAMLACARIGAIHSIVFAGFSPDALANRINDCGAKLVITADTAPRGGRRTPLKANTDAALLHCSDKVRCLVVKHTGDQISWVHGRDVDLLYLMEHVSPECPPRPMNAEDPLFILYTSGSTGKPKGVVHTTGGYLVYAAMTHQYTFDYKDGDVFWCTADVGWVTGHSYIIYGPLANGATTLMFEGVPTFPDAGRFWAVCEKHKVNQFYTAPTAIRALMGQGPEWVEKYDLSSLRVLGSVGEPINPEAWVWYDKYVGKGKCPIVDTFWQTETGGHMITPLPGATPTKPGSATNPFFGVKPVVLDPQTAVRIGEVECEGVLCISDSWPGQMRTVWGDHDRFQETYFGQYRGYYFTGDGCRRDKDGYYWITGRVDDVINVSGHRMGTAEVESALVAHPQVAEAAVVGYPHDIKGQGIYAYVTLMNGIEPSEDLRKDLVKWVRTEIGPIASPDLIQWAPGLPKTRSGKIMRRILRKIAENDYGALGDISTLADPGVVQELIDNRMNRA from the coding sequence ATGCGGGAGGTTCCGGCGGGGTTTGAGTCTGCGCATGCGAATGGCGCGAAATACCTCGAGATGTATCGGGAATCGCTCGAGAATCCGGATGCGTTCTGGGGGCGCGAGGGCAAGCGGCTCGACTGGATCACGCCCTATACCAAGGTCAAGAATACCGATTTCACCTTCGGCAAGGTCTCGATCAAATGGTTCGAGGATGGGGTGCTGAACGCGTCCGTGAACTGCATCGACCGGCATCTGCGCGACCGCGCGCTGCAAACCGCGATCATCTTCGAGCCCGATGACCCGAAGGAACCGGCCCGCCACATCACCTACAAGGAGCTCTCCGAAAAGGTGAACCGGATGGCGAATGTGCTGCTGTCCCAGGGCATCATGCGCGGCGACCGGGTGGTGATCTATCTGCCGATGATCCCGGAGGCGGCCTATGCGATGCTGGCCTGCGCCCGGATCGGCGCGATCCATTCCATTGTTTTCGCGGGCTTTTCGCCCGATGCGCTGGCGAACCGGATCAATGATTGCGGCGCCAAGTTGGTGATCACCGCCGACACCGCGCCGCGCGGCGGGCGGCGCACGCCGCTGAAAGCGAACACCGATGCGGCGCTCTTGCACTGCTCGGACAAGGTGCGCTGCCTGGTGGTCAAGCACACCGGCGATCAGATCAGCTGGGTGCATGGCCGCGATGTCGACCTTTTGTACCTGATGGAGCACGTCAGCCCGGAATGCCCGCCCCGCCCGATGAATGCGGAAGATCCGCTCTTCATCCTCTACACCTCGGGCTCGACCGGCAAACCCAAAGGCGTCGTGCATACGACCGGCGGCTACCTCGTCTATGCCGCGATGACGCACCAATACACGTTTGATTACAAGGACGGCGACGTGTTCTGGTGCACCGCCGATGTGGGCTGGGTGACGGGGCACAGCTACATCATCTACGGGCCCTTGGCGAATGGCGCGACGACCTTGATGTTCGAGGGCGTGCCGACCTTCCCCGATGCGGGGCGGTTCTGGGCGGTGTGCGAAAAGCACAAGGTCAATCAGTTCTACACCGCGCCGACGGCGATCCGCGCGCTGATGGGTCAGGGCCCGGAATGGGTTGAGAAATATGACCTTTCCTCGCTTCGGGTGCTGGGGTCTGTGGGCGAGCCGATCAACCCCGAGGCCTGGGTCTGGTACGACAAATATGTCGGAAAAGGGAAATGTCCGATCGTCGACACCTTCTGGCAGACCGAGACCGGCGGGCACATGATCACGCCCTTGCCCGGCGCGACACCGACGAAACCGGGCTCGGCGACGAACCCGTTCTTTGGCGTCAAGCCGGTGGTGCTGGACCCGCAGACCGCGGTGCGGATCGGCGAGGTCGAATGCGAGGGGGTGCTCTGCATTTCCGACAGCTGGCCCGGGCAGATGCGGACGGTCTGGGGCGATCACGACCGCTTCCAGGAGACCTATTTCGGCCAGTATCGCGGCTATTACTTCACCGGCGACGGCTGTCGGCGCGACAAGGACGGCTATTACTGGATCACCGGCCGGGTCGATGACGTGATCAACGTCTCGGGGCACCGGATGGGCACGGCCGAGGTGGAATCGGCGCTCGTCGCGCATCCGCAGGTGGCCGAGGCGGCGGTGGTGGGCTATCCGCATGACATCAAGGGCCAGGGCATCTACGCCTATGTGACCCTGATGAACGGGATCGAGCCCAGCGAGGATCTGCGCAAGGATCTGGTCAAGTGGGTGCGCACCGAGATCGGTCCGATCGCCTCGCCCGATCTGATCCAATGGGCGCCGGGCCTGCCGAAGACGCGCTCGGGCAAGATCATGCGCCGGATCCTGCGCAAGATCGCCGAGAACGACTATGGCGCGCTTGGCGACATCTCGACGCTGGCCGATCCGGGCGTGGTGCAGGAGCTGATCGACAACCGGATGAACCGGGCCTGA
- a CDS encoding DUF485 domain-containing protein, whose product MQDTMLERIARSPAYHALKTKRLRFGWLLTIAMLLVYYGFITVIAFRKDLLAVPMGEGVMTWGIPVGFGVILFTIVVTAIYVFRANSDYDELTAQVKREVLK is encoded by the coding sequence ATGCAAGACACGATGCTGGAACGCATCGCCAGGAGCCCGGCCTACCACGCGCTGAAGACAAAGCGCTTGCGGTTCGGCTGGCTGCTCACCATCGCGATGCTGCTGGTCTATTACGGCTTCATCACCGTCATCGCCTTTCGCAAGGACCTTCTGGCCGTGCCGATGGGCGAGGGGGTGATGACCTGGGGGATCCCGGTCGGCTTCGGGGTGATCCTGTTCACCATCGTGGTGACGGCGATCTACGTCTTCCGCGCCAACAGCGACTATGACGAGCTGACCGCCCAGGTGAAGCGCGAGGTGCTGAAATGA
- a CDS encoding cation acetate symporter, with amino-acid sequence MSPVTTFTRLAAVSALSLTPGLALAAGAIEGAVQKQPTNWTAIAMFGFFVVATLFITKWAAGRTKSAADFYTAGGGITGFQNGLAIAGDYMSAASFLGISAAVMLQGYDGLIYSIGFLVGWPILTFLMAERLRNLGKFTFADVAAFPFAQTPVRVFAAMSTLVVVAFYLIAQMVGAGQLIKLLFGLEYLYAVIVVGILMMVYVLFGGMTATTWVQIIKACLLLGGASFMALMVMVHYGFSLESLFADSVKVKTDLALAAGKTPEEAAAAGISIMGPGTFVKDPISAISFGMALMFGTAGLPHILMRFFTVPSAKEARKSVMWATVWIGYFYMLTFIIGFGAIVYVLTNPGLVSYDAKGALTLVGGNNMAAIHLAQAVGGNIFLGFISAVAFATILAVVAGLTLSGASAVSHDLYSTVFKNGKADSASELRVSRITTICLGIVAVVLGLAFEKQNIAFMVSLAFAIAASANFPVLFMSLLWKGMTTRGAVIGGSLGLISSVALTVISPSVWEATLGFEKGSAPFPYTSPALFSMVLGFAGIWLFSITDKSRRGDQDRDGYLAQEIRSETGIGAAEASAH; translated from the coding sequence ATGAGCCCGGTCACGACCTTCACCCGCCTTGCGGCGGTCTCGGCGCTGAGCCTGACGCCCGGCCTTGCCCTTGCGGCGGGCGCGATCGAGGGGGCGGTGCAAAAGCAGCCCACGAACTGGACCGCGATCGCGATGTTCGGCTTTTTCGTGGTGGCGACGCTGTTCATCACGAAATGGGCGGCCGGGCGGACGAAATCGGCGGCCGATTTCTACACCGCGGGCGGCGGCATCACCGGCTTTCAGAACGGGCTGGCGATCGCGGGCGATTACATGTCGGCGGCGTCCTTTCTGGGGATTTCGGCGGCGGTGATGCTGCAGGGCTATGACGGGCTGATCTATTCGATCGGCTTTCTGGTCGGCTGGCCGATCCTGACCTTCCTGATGGCCGAGCGGCTGCGCAACCTTGGCAAGTTCACCTTCGCCGATGTGGCGGCCTTCCCGTTCGCGCAGACGCCGGTGCGGGTCTTTGCGGCGATGTCGACGCTGGTCGTCGTGGCCTTTTACCTGATCGCCCAGATGGTGGGCGCGGGGCAGCTGATCAAGCTGCTGTTCGGGCTGGAATATCTTTATGCGGTGATCGTCGTCGGCATCCTGATGATGGTCTATGTGCTGTTTGGCGGCATGACCGCGACGACCTGGGTGCAGATCATCAAGGCCTGTCTGCTGCTGGGCGGGGCCAGCTTCATGGCGCTGATGGTGATGGTGCATTACGGCTTCAGCCTGGAAAGCCTGTTTGCGGACTCGGTCAAGGTGAAGACCGATCTGGCGCTGGCGGCGGGCAAGACCCCCGAGGAGGCGGCGGCTGCGGGGATCTCGATCATGGGGCCGGGCACCTTCGTGAAAGACCCGATCTCGGCGATTTCCTTCGGCATGGCGCTGATGTTCGGCACCGCCGGTCTGCCGCATATCCTGATGCGCTTCTTCACCGTGCCTTCGGCCAAGGAAGCGCGCAAGTCGGTGATGTGGGCGACGGTCTGGATCGGCTATTTCTACATGCTGACCTTCATCATCGGCTTTGGCGCCATCGTCTATGTCCTGACCAACCCGGGTCTGGTCAGCTATGATGCCAAGGGCGCGCTGACGCTGGTGGGCGGCAACAACATGGCGGCGATCCATCTGGCGCAGGCGGTGGGCGGCAACATCTTCCTCGGCTTCATCTCGGCGGTGGCCTTTGCCACGATCCTGGCCGTGGTCGCCGGTCTGACGCTCTCGGGCGCCTCGGCGGTGTCGCATGACCTTTATTCGACCGTGTTCAAGAACGGCAAGGCCGACAGCGCCTCGGAGCTGCGGGTCTCGCGCATCACCACGATCTGCCTTGGCATCGTCGCGGTGGTTCTGGGTCTGGCGTTTGAAAAGCAGAACATCGCCTTCATGGTGTCGCTGGCCTTTGCCATCGCCGCTTCGGCGAACTTCCCGGTGCTCTTCATGTCGCTTCTGTGGAAGGGCATGACGACGCGCGGCGCGGTGATCGGCGGTTCCCTCGGGCTGATCAGCTCGGTGGCGCTGACCGTGATCTCGCCCTCGGTCTGGGAGGCCACGCTCGGCTTTGAAAAGGGCTCGGCGCCCTTCCCCTATACCTCGCCCGCGCTCTTCTCGATGGTGCTGGGCTTTGCGGGGATCTGGCTCTTTTCGATCACCGACAAGAGCCGGCGCGGCGATCAGGACCGGGACGGCTATCTGGCGCAGGAGATCCGTTCGGAAACCGGCATCGGCGCCGCCGAAGCCTCGGCGCATTGA
- a CDS encoding DUF294 nucleotidyltransferase-like domain-containing protein, translating into MEPDRQAVLAFLETVHPYDTLPRDELAEVARSFRRMEFCAQALIYVHQTPLGGLYLIKQGAVEITDGNGGLVSLLGPRNSFGERGLLRDGLAATQARATAQTVCLVLPTPSFKRLIETYPAFERFFNRKRGEKVSTEIATQKVADLIARKPLACAPDTPAIAAAQQMRAAHVSSLGVVAADGTLLGIVTQRDLSNKILAEGQAPETPVAAVMTADPVSLPPTALGSDILHIMLERRIGHLPITEAGRFVGMITQTDLTRFQAVSAAVLIRDVVSAETLAEMAAVTARIPQLLVQLVGAHHAHDVVTRLITDIADAVTRRLLVMAERDLGPPPVPYLWLACGSQGRQEQTGVSDQDNCLILDDAAKPEDMEYFRALAKIVCDGLDACGYVHCPGEMMATAARWCQPLGVWRRYFHDWIDTPNPEAQMLASVMFDLRPIGGTGADLFTALQEETLRLAAQSPIFIAHMLGNALKHTPPLGLLRGFATIRSGEHRNHIDLKMNGVVPVIDLARVQALRGRLGLANTRARLKAAEEAGTIAPGEARDLIEAYDLIATTRLENQARLIRSGRAPDNFLAPSDLSDFERAHLRDAFVVVRTMQSALGHGKAVVG; encoded by the coding sequence ATGGAACCCGACCGTCAGGCCGTCCTTGCCTTTCTGGAAACCGTCCATCCCTATGATACCCTGCCGCGTGACGAGCTGGCCGAGGTGGCCCGTTCCTTTCGCCGCATGGAATTTTGCGCCCAGGCGCTGATCTATGTGCATCAGACGCCCCTGGGCGGGCTTTACCTGATCAAGCAGGGCGCGGTGGAAATCACCGACGGCAATGGCGGGCTGGTCTCGCTTCTGGGTCCGCGCAATTCCTTTGGCGAGCGCGGTCTTCTGCGCGACGGGCTGGCCGCGACCCAGGCGCGGGCGACGGCGCAGACGGTCTGCCTTGTGCTGCCCACCCCCAGCTTCAAGCGGCTGATCGAGACCTATCCGGCGTTCGAGCGCTTCTTCAACAGGAAGCGCGGCGAGAAGGTCTCGACCGAGATCGCGACGCAGAAAGTGGCCGATCTGATCGCGCGCAAGCCGCTTGCCTGCGCGCCCGACACCCCCGCGATCGCGGCGGCGCAGCAGATGCGCGCGGCGCATGTTTCCTCGCTCGGCGTCGTCGCGGCGGACGGGACGCTTTTGGGCATCGTCACCCAGCGCGATCTGTCGAACAAGATCCTGGCCGAGGGGCAAGCGCCCGAAACCCCGGTGGCGGCGGTGATGACGGCGGATCCGGTCAGCCTGCCGCCCACCGCGCTCGGCTCCGACATCCTGCATATCATGCTGGAGCGGCGCATCGGCCATCTGCCGATCACCGAGGCGGGGCGTTTCGTCGGCATGATCACCCAGACCGATCTGACGCGGTTTCAGGCGGTCTCGGCGGCGGTGCTCATTCGCGACGTGGTCTCGGCCGAGACCCTGGCCGAGATGGCCGCGGTCACCGCGCGGATCCCGCAGCTGCTGGTGCAGCTTGTCGGCGCGCATCACGCCCATGACGTGGTGACGCGGCTGATCACCGACATCGCCGATGCGGTGACGCGCAGGCTTCTGGTGATGGCCGAACGCGATCTCGGGCCGCCGCCGGTGCCCTATCTCTGGCTCGCCTGCGGCTCTCAGGGGCGGCAGGAACAGACTGGCGTGTCCGATCAGGACAATTGCCTGATTTTGGATGATGCGGCAAAGCCCGAAGACATGGAGTATTTCCGCGCTTTGGCGAAGATCGTCTGCGACGGGCTTGACGCCTGCGGTTACGTGCATTGCCCGGGCGAGATGATGGCCACGGCCGCGCGCTGGTGCCAGCCGCTCGGGGTCTGGCGGCGCTATTTCCACGACTGGATCGACACGCCGAACCCCGAGGCGCAGATGCTGGCCTCGGTGATGTTCGATCTGCGCCCGATCGGCGGCACTGGCGCCGATCTCTTCACCGCGCTGCAGGAAGAAACCCTGCGGCTGGCGGCGCAAAGCCCGATCTTCATCGCGCATATGCTGGGCAATGCGCTCAAGCACACGCCGCCTCTGGGCCTCTTGCGCGGCTTTGCCACGATCCGCTCGGGCGAGCACCGCAACCACATCGATCTGAAGATGAACGGGGTGGTGCCGGTGATCGATCTGGCGCGGGTGCAGGCGCTGCGCGGGCGGCTTGGTCTCGCCAATACCCGCGCCCGGCTGAAGGCCGCCGAGGAGGCCGGGACGATCGCCCCCGGCGAGGCGCGCGATCTGATCGAGGCCTATGACCTGATCGCGACGACGCGGCTGGAAAACCAGGCCCGGCTGATCCGCTCCGGGCGGGCGCCGGACAATTTCCTCGCGCCCTCGGATCTGAGCGATTTCGAACGCGCGCATCTGCGCGACGCTTTCGTGGTGGTGCGCACGATGCAATCGGCGCTGGGTCATGGCAAGGCCGTGGTGGGCTGA
- a CDS encoding response regulator transcription factor, whose product MTGESGGRPRVLIVEDEDNIAIALDYLLGREGLDHARLATGLGAVERIRAERPDLVLLDVMLPEVSGYEICQQVRADGALAGVRIVMMTARGSALERRKALALGADGFIAKPFELKELRDELHRLLDPEGA is encoded by the coding sequence ATGACCGGGGAAAGCGGCGGCAGGCCGCGCGTGCTGATCGTCGAGGACGAGGACAACATCGCCATTGCGCTTGATTATCTTCTGGGCCGCGAGGGGCTGGATCATGCGCGGCTGGCCACCGGGCTGGGCGCGGTCGAGCGCATCCGCGCCGAGCGCCCCGATCTGGTGCTGCTCGACGTGATGCTGCCCGAGGTCTCGGGCTACGAGATCTGCCAGCAGGTCCGGGCCGATGGCGCGCTGGCCGGGGTGCGGATCGTGATGATGACGGCGCGCGGCTCGGCGCTGGAGCGGCGCAAGGCGCTGGCGCTTGGCGCCGACGGGTTCATCGCCAAACCCTTCGAGCTGAAGGAGCTGCGCGACGAATTGCACCGGCTGCTGGACCCGGAGGGGGCGTGA
- a CDS encoding 3'-5' exonuclease, with protein sequence MGLARLSLRLRIFLFFAALAMGNLAALVAGLVFGFHKLARPEALSGFVIGGTVAGLVILGLIGVVWALFDANLARPIERLAGSIRARTQTAVDSALDESAGRYLGDLAPAAAAIAQHLNETRSALTEAVQRETTRLAREKDRLETLLSDVPVGVLLCTADHALVFYNGQAVDLLGGAHAPGLDRRVFDYLHPAPIRHAHARLLATADPDAASDLLCATVADGRTLAARMRLISEGEDHQVRRLAGYVLTLRDVSADLRAHAGREALMDELFDRIRRPAAALQSLMGVLIAEDGPADPQARAQLREAARAEAGHLAQAIHSLHDRHEAMRADWWPLAMIRASDFGAAVQARVAAEGAGDLLPVTAALLLRLEGFEMVALIAHLVRRLGPGRAEKRLEVLEDGAGALIALEWRGAAVAIADLELWLSEPLDVGQAEVTGRRVLSVHATDLWPERLHEGRHRLCLPLREARRIGPDPHPVPRPVPRQVVYDFDLLGRGGESALAETPLDKLTFVVFDTETTGLFPTGGDEIVQIAAVRIVNGRRVAGEVFDTLVNPGRPIPAASTAVHGITEAMVATAPAIAEVGRRFHKFAEGAVLVAHNAPFDLEFLRRKELLIGKNFDNPVLDTVLLSAVVFGAAEGHSLDALTHRLGITIPEEARHTALGDTVATAEAFLRLLPALKARGLTTFGAVLTEVRKHRRLMRDMNA encoded by the coding sequence ATGGGGCTGGCCCGGCTCAGCCTGCGCCTCCGGATCTTCCTGTTCTTCGCCGCGCTGGCGATGGGCAATCTTGCGGCGCTGGTCGCGGGGCTGGTCTTCGGCTTTCACAAGCTCGCCCGGCCCGAGGCGCTTTCGGGCTTCGTGATCGGCGGCACCGTGGCGGGGCTGGTCATCCTGGGCCTGATCGGGGTGGTCTGGGCGCTGTTCGACGCCAATCTGGCGCGGCCGATCGAGCGGCTGGCGGGCTCGATCCGGGCGCGCACCCAGACCGCGGTCGACAGCGCGCTGGATGAAAGCGCGGGGCGCTATCTGGGCGATCTGGCCCCGGCGGCGGCGGCGATCGCGCAGCATCTGAACGAGACCCGCTCGGCGCTGACCGAGGCGGTGCAGCGCGAGACCACCCGGCTTGCCCGCGAAAAGGACCGGCTGGAGACGCTGCTGTCGGACGTGCCGGTGGGGGTGCTTTTGTGCACCGCCGATCATGCCCTGGTCTTTTACAACGGTCAGGCGGTCGATCTGCTGGGCGGGGCGCATGCGCCGGGGCTCGACCGGCGGGTCTTCGACTATCTGCACCCGGCGCCGATCCGCCATGCCCATGCGCGGCTTCTGGCGACGGCCGATCCCGATGCCGCCTCGGATCTTCTGTGCGCGACGGTGGCCGATGGCCGCACGCTCGCCGCGCGGATGCGGCTGATCTCGGAGGGGGAGGATCATCAGGTGCGGCGCCTGGCGGGCTATGTGCTGACCTTGCGCGATGTCTCGGCCGATCTGCGCGCCCATGCCGGGCGCGAGGCGCTGATGGACGAGCTGTTCGACCGCATCCGCCGTCCGGCCGCGGCGCTGCAATCGCTGATGGGCGTGCTGATCGCCGAGGACGGGCCCGCCGATCCGCAGGCCCGCGCGCAGCTGCGCGAGGCCGCCCGGGCCGAGGCGGGCCATCTTGCGCAGGCGATCCACAGCCTGCACGACCGCCACGAGGCGATGCGGGCCGACTGGTGGCCGCTTGCGATGATCCGCGCCTCGGATTTCGGCGCCGCCGTGCAGGCCCGCGTCGCGGCCGAGGGGGCGGGCGATCTGCTGCCGGTGACCGCGGCCCTGCTGCTGCGGCTGGAGGGCTTCGAGATGGTGGCGCTGATCGCGCATCTGGTGCGCCGTCTGGGCCCGGGCCGGGCCGAGAAGCGGCTGGAGGTGCTTGAAGACGGCGCGGGGGCGCTGATCGCGCTCGAATGGCGCGGCGCGGCGGTGGCGATTGCCGATCTGGAGCTGTGGCTCTCCGAGCCGCTGGATGTGGGCCAGGCCGAGGTGACCGGGCGGCGGGTGCTCTCGGTCCATGCGACCGATCTGTGGCCCGAGCGGCTGCACGAGGGGCGGCACCGGCTCTGCCTGCCGCTGCGCGAGGCACGCCGGATCGGCCCGGATCCCCATCCGGTGCCCCGTCCGGTGCCGCGCCAGGTGGTCTATGACTTTGATCTGCTGGGGCGGGGCGGCGAAAGCGCGCTGGCCGAAACCCCGCTCGACAAGCTGACCTTCGTCGTCTTCGACACCGAGACGACGGGGCTCTTTCCCACCGGCGGCGACGAGATCGTGCAGATCGCGGCGGTGCGGATCGTCAACGGGCGGCGGGTGGCGGGCGAGGTCTTTGACACGCTCGTGAACCCGGGGCGGCCGATCCCGGCGGCCTCGACGGCGGTTCACGGCATCACCGAGGCGATGGTGGCAACCGCGCCCGCGATCGCCGAGGTCGGGCGGCGGTTCCACAAATTCGCCGAGGGCGCGGTGCTGGTCGCCCATAACGCGCCCTTCGATCTGGAATTCCTGCGCCGCAAGGAATTGCTGATCGGCAAGAATTTCGACAATCCGGTGCTCGACACGGTGCTTTTGTCGGCGGTGGTCTTCGGCGCCGCCGAGGGCCACAGCCTGGACGCGCTGACGCATCGGCTGGGCATCACCATCCCCGAGGAAGCCCGCCACACCGCGCTTGGCGACACGGTCGCCACGGCCGAGGCCTTCCTGCGCCTGCTGCCCGCCCTCAAGGCCCGCGGCCTGACCACCTTCGGCGCCGTCCTCACCGAAGTCCGAAAACACCGCCGCCTCATGCGCGACATGAACGCCTGA
- the pflA gene encoding pyruvate formate-lyase-activating protein, translating to MTILTPHPGFDAVCDPHEAACHGFLHSLESGAAVDGPGMRFVFFLSGCQFRCLYCHNPDTWKLHAGRRVAVEDLVAEVAPLASFLKFAGGVTFSGGEPMMQAAFVHATARALKDRFGLHVALDTQGHLHDRVTDDWFDPIDLVMLDIKHIDPARHLALTAQPLQPTLDCADRMVRLGKKMRIRYVLVPGWTDAPEDIARMADHVARLGPAVELVEVLPFHQLGASKWAMLGHPYALADTPTPAPEATEAARAVFRARGLTAF from the coding sequence ATGACGATCCTGACGCCGCATCCCGGGTTTGACGCTGTCTGCGATCCGCACGAGGCCGCCTGTCACGGTTTCCTGCATTCGCTCGAATCCGGGGCGGCGGTCGACGGGCCGGGGATGCGCTTCGTGTTTTTCCTGTCGGGCTGCCAGTTCCGCTGCCTTTACTGCCACAACCCCGACACCTGGAAACTGCATGCAGGCCGCCGGGTGGCGGTCGAGGATCTCGTGGCCGAGGTTGCGCCCTTGGCCAGTTTCCTCAAATTCGCGGGCGGGGTGACCTTTTCGGGCGGCGAGCCGATGATGCAGGCGGCCTTTGTCCACGCCACCGCCCGGGCACTGAAGGACCGCTTCGGGCTGCATGTCGCGCTGGATACGCAGGGCCATCTGCATGATCGCGTGACCGACGACTGGTTCGATCCGATCGACCTCGTGATGCTCGACATCAAGCACATCGACCCGGCGCGGCATCTGGCGCTGACGGCGCAGCCCTTGCAGCCGACGCTCGATTGCGCCGACCGGATGGTGCGGCTGGGGAAAAAGATGCGCATTCGCTACGTGCTGGTGCCCGGCTGGACCGACGCGCCCGAGGATATCGCCCGCATGGCCGATCACGTCGCGCGGCTGGGTCCCGCGGTCGAGCTGGTCGAGGTGCTGCCCTTCCATCAGCTTGGCGCCTCGAAATGGGCGATGCTTGGCCATCCCTATGCGCTGGCCGACACCCCGACGCCCGCGCCCGAAGCGACCGAGGCGGCGCGGGCGGTGTTTCGCGCCCGGGGGCTGACCGCCTTCTGA